A window of the Gemmatimonadota bacterium genome harbors these coding sequences:
- a CDS encoding ATP-binding protein translates to MTRRRLPIGIQTFREMREENYYYVDKTPYIRRMIDEGKHYFLSRPRRFGKSLFLDTLKELFEGNEPLFEGLHIHDHWDWSVRYPVIRLSFGRGNFKEPGYLQTNLMAQLDAVERREGIKSDYTTAPERFAYLIEALHDRAGQPVAVLVDEYDKPILDALEVPEVARANRDFLRGLYATIKDSDAYIKFTFLTGVSKFSKVSLFSGLNNLTDITIDPHYSALCGYTEEDLDTVFAPELPGLDRDQIREWYNGYSWRGEEKVYNPFDILLLFRNREFRAYWFETGTPTFLVNTLVDRGVSSIDLDDMLGSDELLSTFDVDDIATQALLFQTGYQTIHQTEPRGSLTYYRLGYPNQEVRQSLNRSLLNHLTGNPTQQAEHIARLYDLLLVNDFAGLENLFKAFFASIPYQWHTNNDIANYEGYYASVFYSYFASVGLDIVVEDSSSQGRLDMAVRFNGNVYLFEFKVVELAPEGTAMAQLKQKRYADKYRNRGEPIHLIAVEFSRETRNLVGFETATSSRRR, encoded by the coding sequence ATGACCAGACGCAGACTACCCATCGGCATTCAGACCTTCCGCGAGATGCGAGAAGAGAACTACTACTACGTCGATAAGACACCCTATATTCGGCGGATGATAGACGAGGGCAAACACTATTTTCTGTCGCGCCCACGTCGCTTTGGCAAGAGCCTGTTTCTGGACACACTGAAGGAACTGTTTGAGGGCAATGAACCGCTGTTCGAGGGACTTCACATCCACGACCACTGGGACTGGTCTGTTCGCTATCCGGTGATTCGTCTGAGTTTTGGTCGAGGCAACTTCAAAGAGCCGGGATATCTACAGACGAACTTGATGGCACAACTGGACGCAGTTGAACGTCGAGAGGGCATAAAGTCCGACTACACCACCGCGCCCGAGCGTTTCGCCTATCTGATAGAGGCGCTGCATGACCGGGCCGGGCAGCCAGTGGCCGTTCTGGTAGATGAATACGACAAGCCAATTCTGGACGCACTCGAAGTACCAGAAGTCGCACGCGCCAACCGCGACTTCTTGCGCGGCCTGTACGCGACCATCAAGGACAGCGACGCGTATATCAAGTTCACTTTCCTCACTGGCGTCAGCAAATTCTCCAAAGTCAGCCTCTTTTCGGGCCTCAACAACCTCACTGACATCACCATCGACCCGCATTACTCCGCCTTATGCGGCTACACCGAAGAGGACCTCGACACGGTATTCGCGCCAGAGCTGCCCGGCCTGGACCGAGACCAAATCCGCGAGTGGTATAACGGCTATTCCTGGCGAGGGGAGGAGAAAGTGTACAACCCCTTCGACATCCTCCTCTTGTTCCGCAACCGCGAGTTTCGCGCCTACTGGTTCGAGACCGGCACACCGACGTTTCTGGTCAACACGTTAGTAGATCGCGGAGTGAGTTCTATAGACCTGGACGATATGCTGGGCAGCGACGAATTATTATCTACATTTGACGTTGACGATATCGCCACTCAAGCACTGCTATTTCAGACTGGCTATCAGACCATACACCAGACCGAACCGCGCGGTAGCCTGACCTACTACCGTCTGGGCTATCCAAACCAGGAAGTGCGCCAGAGCTTGAACAGAAGCCTGCTGAACCACTTGACCGGGAACCCGACGCAGCAGGCAGAACACATTGCCCGCCTATACGACCTGTTGCTGGTCAATGACTTCGCTGGCCTGGAAAATCTGTTCAAGGCGTTCTTCGCCAGCATTCCCTACCAGTGGCACACAAACAACGACATAGCGAATTACGAAGGCTATTACGCCAGCGTGTTCTACTCCTACTTCGCATCGGTGGGATTGGACATCGTTGTGGAGGACAGCAGTAGCCAGGGTCGTCTGGACATGGCAGTTCGCTTCAACGGCAATGTGTATCTGTTCGAGTTCAAAGTAGTCGAATTAGCACCCGAAGGCACCGCAATGGCGCAACTGAAACAGAAACGCTACGCCGACAAATACCGCAATCGCGGCGAGCCGATACATCTCATCGCCGTAGAGTTCAGCCGAGAAACCCGCAACCTGGTGGGATTCGAGACAGCTACAAGTTCCCGGAGACGATGA
- a CDS encoding phytanoyl-CoA dioxygenase family protein, which yields MIEEKENLQDTYEPGEYDPALYNYAHIAKCVDGFENVSDEHIAQFHAQGFLPIQSAYSSAQVNDGMAAVKELIAGQNREFRGVQFERGRAKQVKRSVGHARELLVRKLTRFVGFDPRLDAFGEDPRLIDILTRIMDEPPKLFANQAMLKPPGIGREKPWHQDHAYFNVPMHTCIVSAWVALDPADPENGCMHVIPQSHRAGPVIHFKRRDWQICDTDVARNHITAVALQPGGVLLWHGRLHHGSPENRSDRRRRALQLHYIPGSIETISSEERLAVYGNEGKDVTC from the coding sequence GTGATTGAAGAAAAAGAAAACCTGCAAGACACGTACGAGCCTGGCGAATACGACCCCGCACTCTACAACTACGCCCACATCGCCAAATGTGTTGACGGCTTTGAAAACGTAAGCGACGAACACATCGCGCAATTTCACGCACAGGGCTTTTTGCCAATACAAAGCGCGTATTCCAGCGCACAGGTCAATGACGGCATGGCCGCAGTAAAAGAATTAATCGCAGGGCAAAACCGCGAGTTTCGAGGTGTACAATTCGAGCGCGGGCGCGCCAAACAGGTCAAACGATCAGTGGGTCACGCACGCGAATTACTCGTGCGAAAACTCACCCGATTTGTCGGATTCGATCCGCGACTGGACGCATTTGGTGAAGACCCCCGACTGATAGATATCCTGACCCGCATCATGGACGAACCTCCCAAATTATTCGCCAATCAAGCCATGCTAAAACCGCCCGGCATAGGACGCGAAAAACCCTGGCACCAGGACCATGCCTACTTTAACGTACCCATGCACACCTGCATCGTCAGCGCGTGGGTTGCCCTCGACCCCGCGGATCCCGAAAATGGGTGCATGCACGTCATCCCCCAAAGCCATCGAGCAGGTCCCGTCATACACTTCAAAAGACGCGACTGGCAAATCTGCGACACCGACGTCGCCCGCAACCATATCACCGCAGTAGCCCTGCAACCCGGCGGCGTATTGCTCTGGCACGGGCGGCTGCACCACGGCTCTCCGGAGAACCGGTCAGACCGCCGTCGCCGCGCCCTGCAACTGCACTACATCCCCGGATCCATAGAGACGATCTCCTCAGAAGAACGCCTCGCCGTCTATGGCAACGAAGGCAAGGACGTGACATGTTAG
- a CDS encoding Gfo/Idh/MocA family oxidoreductase, with protein sequence MNKPIRMAVVGVGRIGVFHARHVQELARETGVCELVAVSDTYGDTASRVAAALQADQATEIHAFNDVSDLAASNLIDAALVASRTEDHERDARMLVDAGCRVLLEKPLTHSLASAEAFVADLNRDPRRKNALMLAFMRRFDAPLLRAKALLEQNAIGNVFKIVSVLEDPIPPPVGYNSAGLLTDMAVHNCDEILWLLGCPLPEYVAAFGSNLYNCTISTVEEDYDDAFLQMWFPGRLLGQVMVSRNHVAGYRNATWIYGDGGVIHVGHFQEDPSKVEVEAYGPDGVIFKESISLRDYGPDVPVFITRFGESYKNELAYFITQCIDDAPFSVTHEDGLSAMRVAIAGSEAICPVEEARKV encoded by the coding sequence ATGAATAAACCCATCCGCATGGCCGTGGTCGGTGTTGGGCGCATTGGCGTCTTTCACGCCCGGCATGTTCAAGAACTCGCCCGGGAAACGGGTGTGTGCGAACTCGTCGCTGTGTCCGATACTTATGGCGATACGGCCAGTCGCGTGGCTGCAGCGCTTCAGGCAGATCAGGCGACGGAGATTCACGCGTTTAACGATGTGTCTGATCTCGCGGCGTCGAATTTGATCGATGCCGCGCTTGTTGCGTCGCGCACAGAAGATCACGAACGCGATGCGCGCATGCTTGTTGACGCGGGTTGTCGCGTGCTTTTGGAGAAGCCGCTGACCCATTCGCTCGCGTCTGCCGAGGCTTTTGTTGCCGATTTGAATCGGGATCCCAGGCGGAAGAATGCGCTGATGCTGGCTTTTATGCGCCGGTTTGACGCGCCGTTGTTGAGGGCAAAAGCATTGTTGGAACAAAACGCCATCGGCAATGTGTTCAAGATTGTTTCGGTGCTGGAGGACCCTATTCCACCGCCCGTTGGTTATAATAGCGCGGGCTTGCTTACCGATATGGCTGTTCACAATTGCGATGAGATTCTCTGGCTGCTCGGCTGTCCTTTGCCGGAATATGTGGCTGCGTTTGGGTCCAATCTTTACAATTGTACTATCAGTACTGTTGAAGAGGATTACGATGATGCTTTTTTGCAGATGTGGTTTCCCGGTCGCTTACTCGGTCAGGTTATGGTCAGTCGCAATCACGTTGCGGGGTATCGCAATGCGACCTGGATTTATGGCGATGGCGGGGTGATTCACGTGGGGCATTTTCAGGAGGATCCGAGCAAGGTTGAGGTGGAGGCGTATGGTCCCGATGGCGTGATATTTAAAGAATCTATCTCTTTGAGGGATTACGGTCCCGATGTGCCCGTGTTTATTACCCGTTTTGGCGAGTCGTATAAGAATGAACTCGCGTATTTTATTACGCAGTGTATCGACGATGCGCCGTTTAGCGTTACGCACGAAGACGGTCTCAGTGCGATGCGCGTTGCTATTGCCGGGAGCGAGGCGATATGTCCTGTGGAAGAAGCGAGAAAGGTGTGA
- a CDS encoding Gfo/Idh/MocA family oxidoreductase: MDKVRVAFIGCGNMSSQLQRCIPLVPEFEFVATCDLVEEKARSNARRFGALRYYTDYNEMFKHEDLHAVAVVGRPEDKLHRDIGIACLQQGYHIYTEKPPATTSEGAKMLVDASVAAGKTGMVGTMWRHAPAHQIARELMDDEAFGHACQYHTRYMAPGPRLQEVGSPFAWPFMLDQVIHPTDCMRFFMGQVSEVFALGSVDGASGTVSISVNLRYENGGIGTMTLGTGPVLEAMIFVKGTNNQAIQVFETRKLRRYRVPTWLDSGGGYADTPTEEWDLNTAFHSVGRPGYLEEMQHWAQSLQADIQPHSSLEDAYENMRVLEAISHSVETGEVVQISA, translated from the coding sequence ATGGACAAAGTCCGAGTGGCATTTATTGGCTGTGGTAATATGTCGTCGCAATTGCAACGGTGCATACCGCTGGTGCCGGAGTTTGAATTTGTCGCTACTTGCGATCTCGTCGAGGAGAAGGCGAGATCAAATGCGCGCAGGTTCGGCGCACTCCGCTATTATACCGATTATAATGAGATGTTCAAGCATGAAGATCTCCACGCTGTTGCCGTTGTGGGCAGGCCAGAGGACAAATTGCATCGGGATATCGGTATTGCGTGTCTTCAGCAGGGGTATCATATCTATACCGAGAAGCCGCCCGCGACTACCTCTGAGGGTGCGAAGATGCTGGTCGATGCCTCAGTTGCTGCCGGTAAAACAGGGATGGTGGGCACAATGTGGCGGCATGCCCCCGCACATCAGATTGCCAGAGAGTTGATGGACGATGAGGCGTTCGGCCACGCCTGTCAATACCATACTCGCTATATGGCGCCGGGTCCCCGGTTACAGGAAGTAGGATCGCCTTTTGCCTGGCCTTTTATGCTCGATCAGGTTATCCATCCTACCGATTGCATGCGTTTTTTTATGGGGCAGGTCAGCGAGGTTTTTGCGCTGGGTTCTGTTGATGGTGCGTCTGGTACGGTGTCAATATCCGTTAATTTGCGTTATGAGAATGGTGGCATCGGTACGATGACGCTCGGCACGGGTCCGGTTTTGGAGGCGATGATTTTTGTCAAGGGTACGAATAATCAGGCCATTCAGGTGTTTGAGACGCGCAAGTTGCGCCGTTACCGCGTTCCGACATGGCTCGATTCTGGCGGTGGGTACGCCGATACGCCTACCGAAGAATGGGATCTCAATACCGCATTTCACAGCGTCGGGCGTCCCGGCTATCTCGAAGAGATGCAGCATTGGGCACAGTCGCTGCAAGCCGATATACAGCCTCATTCGAGTCTTGAGGATGCCTATGAGAATATGCGCGTTTTAGAGGCGATTAGCCATAGTGTTGAGACGGGAGAGGTCGTTCAAATTTCCGCATAA
- a CDS encoding Gfo/Idh/MocA family oxidoreductase — MKLVVLSYSHHGRGMARTAHGLGHDIVGVMDGDAGPRQQLAEEFQCRGFESAGACLDACQPDAALVAGKHVEMPSHVQACVDRRVPYLLDKPFADCADRLRPVAEASEKYGVFSALVLPNRASRIVRVVEDMMADGSLGDLVLYNSRLNNGPPSRYDPTPSAWHNDPGISGGGCWAVEAAHGIDTFLQFVGDRQVTVVGAVMSNAMYSRGVEDSGIGVLRTDDGITGIVESGYTYPSGTRSGDHFFRFIGTKASVFEQYGRNGEPLIEVHTTEGVQFSEDIAHGERMQRVMGKALDASREGNAFEPTIVDAVRILEIQDAVYAHARQGVMTHGPHPMGAQGL; from the coding sequence ATGAAACTGGTCGTTCTTTCCTATAGTCACCACGGACGGGGTATGGCGCGTACGGCGCACGGTCTCGGTCACGATATTGTCGGTGTTATGGATGGCGATGCAGGTCCACGGCAACAGTTGGCAGAGGAGTTCCAGTGCCGGGGGTTCGAGTCGGCGGGTGCGTGTCTCGATGCGTGTCAGCCAGATGCGGCACTTGTCGCGGGGAAACATGTCGAGATGCCGTCTCATGTGCAAGCATGTGTGGATCGCCGCGTTCCCTATCTTCTGGATAAGCCGTTTGCCGATTGTGCAGACCGTTTGCGTCCCGTTGCCGAGGCTTCGGAGAAGTACGGTGTGTTTAGTGCGCTGGTGCTGCCCAATCGCGCGAGCCGAATTGTCCGTGTGGTGGAAGATATGATGGCAGATGGCAGTTTGGGCGATTTGGTGCTGTATAATAGCAGGTTGAATAATGGGCCTCCGTCCCGCTATGATCCGACACCGTCAGCGTGGCATAATGATCCGGGTATTTCTGGCGGTGGTTGCTGGGCGGTTGAGGCGGCGCATGGGATTGATACGTTTTTGCAGTTTGTTGGTGATCGGCAGGTGACTGTGGTTGGTGCGGTTATGTCCAATGCGATGTACAGCCGGGGTGTGGAGGATAGTGGTATCGGTGTGTTGCGGACGGATGATGGTATTACGGGGATCGTTGAATCCGGTTATACTTATCCGTCGGGTACGCGCAGTGGCGATCATTTTTTTCGATTTATCGGTACAAAGGCTTCGGTTTTTGAGCAGTACGGCCGCAATGGCGAGCCTTTGATTGAGGTTCATACGACTGAGGGCGTCCAGTTCAGCGAGGATATTGCGCACGGCGAGCGCATGCAGCGCGTGATGGGTAAGGCGTTAGACGCGAGCCGTGAGGGCAATGCGTTTGAGCCGACGATTGTTGATGCGGTGCGTATTCTCGAGATTCAAGATGCGGTTTATGCCCACGCGCGACAGGGTGTGATGACTCACGGTCCGCACCCGATGGGGGCGCAAGGTCTGTGA
- a CDS encoding DUF3883 domain-containing protein, whose amino-acid sequence MNRKVAAKYERKSGRKPELGDPHQEGWDLRSVDPDTGLERLIEVKGKGCKWIDDEVVELSRAQIRKAFETSNGVAWYLYVVERLDNENYRVLPIPNPITTANKWMLSGQSWRMIAKEPRCITVANISKNSSQPSE is encoded by the coding sequence ATAAATCGCAAAGTTGCTGCAAAGTATGAGCGCAAGTCTGGTCGTAAACCGGAGTTGGGTGATCCACATCAAGAGGGCTGGGACCTACGTAGCGTTGATCCTGATACGGGATTGGAACGCCTGATCGAAGTCAAAGGCAAAGGCTGTAAGTGGATCGATGATGAAGTTGTCGAACTGAGCCGGGCACAGATACGCAAGGCTTTTGAAACATCCAACGGGGTCGCTTGGTACCTCTACGTCGTCGAACGTCTGGATAATGAAAACTACCGAGTGCTACCGATTCCAAACCCGATTACCACTGCGAACAAATGGATGCTCAGCGGTCAATCCTGGAGGATGATTGCCAAGGAACCACGCTGCATCACTGTGGCAAACATAAGTAAAAACAGCTCCCAGCCTTCTGAGTGA
- a CDS encoding NAD(P)-dependent oxidoreductase has translation MKVLVTGAAGQVGCRLVRQLLDQNCEVRGTILPDDPARSRLDGVDIELREGDLTDLSYVKDAVEGVDAVIHTANLVGPHFELNNQINLQVTRACEGVADRLERYVYTSSSGVFPNNGENVPCAYHPVDELHPKRPDGEYSMSKYFGEVMAERANRETGLRYSIVRPSHVLSGTKILNQFSVARVVNLLKKSQERPGTELYMADGTELWHDIEAKAASPQQPCSITDEDGRPWLYQPQDARDIAHCLVCAMNSGAALGESFNAGAPEPFPFTEGARLIAERRGVDLLEFRVPLQYMYDHAIGKAKSLIDYRPQGDLNAMIESAFACEEGATDYTWD, from the coding sequence ATGAAAGTTCTCGTTACAGGTGCCGCCGGACAGGTTGGTTGCCGGCTGGTGCGCCAGTTGCTCGACCAGAATTGCGAAGTTCGGGGGACGATTCTTCCCGATGATCCCGCGCGCAGCCGTCTCGACGGTGTCGATATTGAGTTGCGCGAGGGGGATTTGACGGATTTATCTTATGTTAAAGATGCTGTCGAGGGCGTGGACGCGGTTATTCACACTGCCAATCTCGTCGGTCCGCATTTTGAACTCAATAATCAGATCAATCTCCAGGTTACACGCGCGTGTGAGGGCGTTGCAGACCGGCTTGAACGCTATGTTTATACCAGTTCTTCGGGCGTGTTTCCCAATAATGGCGAAAATGTTCCGTGTGCTTATCACCCGGTGGATGAATTGCATCCCAAACGGCCGGATGGCGAGTATTCTATGTCCAAGTATTTCGGCGAGGTGATGGCAGAACGCGCGAATCGAGAGACGGGTTTGCGCTATTCTATTGTGCGCCCGAGTCACGTTTTGTCCGGGACCAAGATTTTGAATCAGTTCAGTGTTGCGCGCGTGGTCAATTTGTTGAAGAAAAGTCAGGAAAGACCCGGTACTGAACTCTATATGGCAGATGGTACTGAACTCTGGCACGATATCGAAGCGAAGGCGGCGTCTCCGCAGCAACCGTGTAGTATTACGGATGAGGACGGACGCCCATGGCTTTATCAACCGCAGGATGCCCGCGATATTGCCCATTGTCTGGTTTGTGCGATGAACTCTGGCGCGGCGCTGGGCGAGTCGTTTAATGCCGGCGCGCCAGAGCCATTTCCTTTTACCGAAGGGGCGCGGTTGATTGCAGAAAGAAGAGGGGTTGATTTGCTTGAGTTCAGGGTTCCGCTACAGTATATGTATGATCATGCGATTGGCAAGGCGAAGAGTCTGATTGATTATCGTCCGCAAGGCGATTTGAATGCGATGATTGAGTCGGCTTTTGCGTGTGAAGAAGGCGCGACGGATTATACCTGGGATTGA
- a CDS encoding Gfo/Idh/MocA family oxidoreductase → MLKCAIIGVSGGRARGLAEAYQHLTHGKLAAISTRTEENLHAFGDTFDVDTRYLDYREMFEKEQPDLVHVNTPPSVRLEVFEAAENAGVPAVLVEKPIAIQGEDWRAIKNFTTTAKTKIAVNHQLHFHPRRQQLQNIVQEGKIGDVRFIESSCGMNLAYQGTHALQSIAAFHPDGLPIKVMGQASGTDGLEDTPKKHFAPDQCIGAIEYADGLRAQLISGPFAPRVTNEDRTNVHKRIAAYGTRGYVHWTMWSWEVGIDGHIERGTHEYPDEDILGQAAMTDAMLQWIENDAKVHPLNLDLALRDFNIILGIYTSALEHRPVELPCEPADNLIDALRTRL, encoded by the coding sequence ATGCTTAAATGTGCAATAATCGGCGTAAGTGGCGGACGCGCGCGGGGATTGGCAGAAGCGTATCAACACTTAACACACGGCAAACTCGCCGCAATCTCCACGCGAACAGAAGAAAACCTGCACGCATTTGGCGATACATTTGACGTCGATACGCGGTATTTGGACTATCGGGAAATGTTTGAAAAAGAACAGCCAGACCTGGTACACGTAAACACCCCGCCCAGTGTGCGACTGGAAGTATTCGAAGCCGCGGAAAACGCCGGAGTACCCGCTGTCCTCGTGGAAAAACCCATAGCAATTCAAGGAGAAGACTGGCGCGCAATCAAAAACTTTACAACAACCGCAAAAACCAAAATCGCGGTAAATCACCAGCTCCACTTTCACCCGCGCAGGCAGCAATTGCAAAATATCGTACAGGAAGGAAAAATCGGCGACGTGCGATTTATCGAATCAAGCTGCGGCATGAACCTGGCGTATCAGGGCACACACGCGCTACAATCCATTGCCGCCTTCCATCCAGATGGCCTCCCCATAAAAGTAATGGGACAAGCCTCTGGCACAGACGGCCTGGAAGACACGCCCAAAAAACATTTCGCGCCCGACCAGTGCATCGGAGCAATAGAATACGCCGATGGCCTGCGCGCCCAACTCATCTCGGGACCATTTGCCCCGCGCGTAACAAACGAAGACCGCACCAATGTCCACAAGCGCATCGCCGCCTATGGCACGCGGGGATATGTACACTGGACCATGTGGTCGTGGGAGGTGGGTATCGATGGCCATATAGAGCGGGGTACCCACGAATACCCGGACGAAGACATACTCGGACAAGCCGCCATGACAGACGCCATGCTACAATGGATAGAAAACGACGCAAAAGTCCATCCTCTGAACCTCGACCTCGCCTTGCGCGACTTCAACATCATCCTGGGAATCTACACAAGCGCGCTGGAACATCGGCCCGTAGAACTCCCCTGCGAACCAGCAGATAATCTGATAGATGCCTTGAGAACGCGCCTTTAG
- a CDS encoding phytanoyl-CoA dioxygenase family protein, translating to MLDLELIEPSEVDRAASVFHRDGLAVVTDALTDEQFAFLKEGAHRVVAEQTSAIPLEKANRGFARYSFGSQIHHPEWAMLVDLPTILPIIEAIFNSNQFVCSGAGGDYSLPGAKIQHLHRDMPDLINDSEQRVTIMDVPVPFIVVNFPMIDFSVENGATRFIRGTHRSRQPIPSLEDEPDWMKNSVACAPSKSAIFRDVRCWHGGTPNMSRDVRIMTSVGYYAPWFRRPGRDGEMPRAIYDSLSERGKELCRSIVALD from the coding sequence ATGCTCGACCTCGAACTTATTGAACCGTCAGAAGTTGACCGCGCGGCCTCTGTTTTTCATCGCGATGGGCTTGCGGTTGTGACGGATGCGCTGACCGATGAACAGTTCGCCTTTCTGAAGGAGGGCGCGCATCGCGTTGTTGCAGAACAGACGAGCGCGATTCCGCTGGAGAAGGCGAACAGGGGGTTTGCGCGTTATTCGTTTGGCTCGCAGATCCATCACCCCGAATGGGCGATGCTGGTTGATCTGCCTACTATTTTACCTATTATTGAAGCTATTTTCAATAGTAATCAGTTTGTGTGTAGTGGTGCTGGCGGCGATTATTCGCTGCCGGGGGCAAAAATCCAGCATTTGCACCGCGATATGCCCGATTTGATCAATGATTCCGAGCAGCGGGTGACGATTATGGATGTTCCGGTGCCGTTTATTGTGGTCAATTTTCCGATGATTGATTTTAGTGTGGAGAATGGGGCTACGCGATTTATCCGCGGCACCCATCGCTCGCGCCAGCCGATTCCCAGTCTGGAGGATGAACCCGACTGGATGAAGAATTCCGTGGCTTGCGCGCCGAGTAAGTCGGCGATTTTTCGAGATGTGCGCTGCTGGCACGGGGGGACGCCCAATATGTCTCGGGATGTGCGTATTATGACGAGTGTGGGCTATTACGCGCCCTGGTTTCGCCGACCCGGCCGAGATGGCGAGATGCCCCGTGCGATTTACGATTCTCTGTCAGAGCGCGGTAAAGAGTTGTGTCGGTCTATTGTGGCGTTAGATTGA
- a CDS encoding zinc-binding dehydrogenase — protein sequence MKVAAIFGERKGGVIDVPDPKPKDNWVLVKIHAAPMCTEYKGFTGGRKTTSLGHEAAGEVVQIAQPGRVSVGDRVAVMPQYPCGTCPLCVSGDYIHCQQSANFAEFTGGNEGRATMAQYLLKPDWLLPKIPDDVSYEHGGMACCGLGPTFGAIQRMQVNAYDTFMVTGLGPVGLGGVINGKHLGARVIAVDINPWRREKAIELGADEAIDPLKENALQQIMDLTNGVGVDAAVDCSGAVSAHRLCIDAARRRGQVAFVGECGEDTPLRISQDMIRKGITLVGSWHYNLKDVPKLMQVVRANTDKLNRMISHIFSLEDVQKAWELQTTGACAKVVLKPWA from the coding sequence ATGAAAGTAGCTGCAATATTTGGTGAACGCAAAGGCGGCGTAATAGACGTACCAGATCCAAAGCCAAAAGACAACTGGGTACTGGTAAAAATTCACGCCGCGCCGATGTGTACAGAATACAAAGGATTTACAGGCGGCAGAAAAACCACCTCTCTGGGACACGAAGCAGCCGGTGAAGTCGTCCAAATCGCCCAACCCGGGCGCGTATCAGTAGGCGACCGCGTAGCCGTAATGCCCCAATATCCGTGTGGTACCTGCCCTCTCTGTGTCAGCGGCGATTATATCCACTGTCAGCAAAGCGCAAACTTTGCCGAATTCACGGGCGGAAACGAAGGCCGAGCCACCATGGCGCAGTACCTCTTAAAACCCGACTGGTTACTCCCAAAAATTCCCGACGACGTCTCTTACGAACACGGGGGAATGGCCTGCTGTGGTCTGGGACCCACATTTGGCGCCATACAGCGCATGCAAGTAAACGCCTACGACACATTCATGGTCACCGGACTCGGTCCCGTAGGACTTGGAGGCGTAATCAACGGCAAACACCTGGGCGCGCGCGTAATAGCCGTAGATATCAACCCCTGGAGGCGCGAAAAAGCAATCGAACTGGGTGCAGACGAAGCAATCGACCCGCTCAAAGAAAACGCCCTGCAACAAATAATGGACCTCACCAACGGCGTTGGCGTAGATGCCGCCGTAGATTGCTCGGGCGCCGTATCCGCACACCGGCTGTGCATCGACGCTGCGCGACGGCGCGGACAGGTGGCATTCGTTGGCGAATGCGGAGAAGACACCCCCTTGCGAATCAGCCAGGACATGATCCGAAAAGGCATCACACTCGTCGGCTCCTGGCATTACAACTTAAAAGACGTACCAAAACTCATGCAAGTCGTCCGCGCAAACACAGACAAATTGAATCGGATGATCTCACATATATTCTCACTCGAAGACGTACAAAAAGCCTGGGAATTGCAAACCACAGGCGCGTGTGCAAAAGTCGTATTAAAACCGTGGGCGTGA
- a CDS encoding SDR family NAD(P)-dependent oxidoreductase, with product MSKTAVISGVGSGLGAALVRKFAGEGYQVGLLARSPDYIQGLAEELLQEGVRALAVPTDITDPQQVIQSFARVREELGTVDVLINHAGNASWKNFHELTLDEFELSWRVCAYGSFLCAKEVVGDMLSAGGGAILFTGATSSIRGRGGAIAFSSAKFAVRGLAWALARELWPEGIHVAHVIIDGVLDTPLLHERGDVEESEPLMNIDAVADAYWNLVQQDKGAWGFEIDLRPHDEGFFE from the coding sequence ATGTCCAAAACGGCTGTTATTTCAGGGGTCGGATCTGGTTTGGGTGCCGCGCTGGTGAGGAAGTTTGCAGGCGAAGGCTATCAGGTGGGGTTGCTGGCCCGGTCCCCTGATTATATTCAGGGACTGGCTGAAGAACTGCTGCAAGAAGGTGTGAGAGCTTTAGCCGTGCCCACAGATATCACCGATCCTCAGCAGGTGATCCAGAGTTTTGCCCGGGTGCGCGAGGAACTGGGCACGGTTGATGTTCTGATCAACCACGCGGGCAATGCCTCCTGGAAAAACTTTCATGAACTGACCCTGGATGAGTTTGAACTATCCTGGCGCGTGTGTGCCTACGGCTCCTTTCTGTGTGCAAAGGAAGTGGTCGGCGATATGCTGTCTGCGGGTGGCGGTGCCATCCTTTTCACTGGCGCTACTTCGTCTATTCGGGGCCGGGGAGGTGCCATTGCCTTTAGCAGCGCCAAGTTTGCGGTGCGCGGTTTGGCCTGGGCGTTGGCCCGCGAGCTGTGGCCCGAGGGTATTCACGTGGCCCACGTTATCATAGACGGGGTGCTGGATACCCCCTTGTTGCACGAGAGAGGAGATGTCGAGGAGAGTGAACCGCTCATGAATATTGACGCCGTGGCCGATGCCTATTGGAATCTGGTGCAGCAGGACAAAGGCGCCTGGGGTTTCGAGATCGATTTGCGGCCCCACGATGAGGGGTTCTTCGAGTAA